The sequence GAACGTGTGATGCTCGTTCGGCTGGAAGCTTACGACAAAGCAGGCAACGCAGGTGCCGCGCAGCAATCTCTCTCGGTTCCCTTGATCGCTCAGCGTCCCAATTGGAACGGTGTCCCACGTCAAGTTCCTGGCACCTCCGGTGGCGATCCCAACTCGCTCGCTGGCGGCAACGTTCCGGTCGATCCGTTCCAGCAACGCCGCATTGAAATGCCGCAGCCACCGAAACAAGCGGTTCCGTGGCCTACCAACAACACCATGCCCCAGCCACAAAACCAAGCGGCCAATCCCCAGCCGTCACCGCAGCAACCACCTGGGTCGACGTTCGCACAACCAGCACCACCCACCAGCCCAACGGGGATCGATTCCCCATTTCGTCCGGCGAACATGAGAATGGAGCCGCCGGTTGCCAACTCCAGCGATCCCAACGCCCGTCCTCAGCCCACCACGCAGCATGTCGGCCTTCCGCCCGGGGTCGAGCCGCAATCGATCAACACCAAAGGCTTCGCCCTGAACTATGGGGTCGAAACGGTTGGCCCCTCTGGCATTGGCCAGATCGAGTTGTGGGTTACTCGCGATGCCGGCGAAACCTGGGAACCAGGCGGGGTCGATCCCGACCGGGAAAGCCCCTTCGATGTCGAGGTTCAATCGGAAGGCATCTATGGATTTCGTATTGTCGTGGAAGGGGGCAACGGCCTAACTGGGCGACGTCCTCAACCTGGCGACCTGGCCGACATTTGGGTGAATGTCGACCTGAGCAAGCCCGTGGCTACGATTACTAATGTGATCTACGGCGAAGGACCGAACGTTGGCCATCTCGATATAAGTTGGACAGCCACCGATCCGTTTCTCGCCGAACGTCCGATTTCGCTGTACTACAGTTCATCTGCCGATGGACCTTGGCGGCCAATTGCCGAAAGCATTGCCAATTCCGGCAAGTTCATCTGGAAAATTACTCCCGAAGTTCCTGCCGATATTTTCCTGAAGATCACCGCCGTCGATCAAGCCGGCAACATCGGCGAGTATGTCCTGAAACGTCCCATCGCCAACGATGGCTTGGTTCCGAAAGCCCAGATTCGCTCGCTGAAACCGCTAAAACCAATTAACGACCAAGCCGGCATGCCGGTAACCGTCCGGTAGCCAATCGGGCGGCGGCATAGTACGCTGAAGCGATGTCAAATACGGTTCATGCTTTCGATTTTCTCGCCTCCGACGAGACGCAGGTTCCTTCCGTCTGCATTGTTTTCGGACGCGATCCTTTCCTGCGCAGTTTGGCAACCGAAAGAGTTCGCCAAACGGTGCTGGGCGAAGATCGCGATGTCCCCTACGGCAGGCTATCCGGCAACCTGGTTACCTGGGTCGATGTCGCTGACGAAGTTTCCACGGTCAGCTTGTTCGGTAGTTCTGGCAGGCGTTTAGCAGTTGTTGAAGATGCCGATCCATTCGTCACCCGCTACCGAGACGAACTAGAGAACTTCCTCGAAAAGAAACGTCCTGGCGGCGTGCTGGTGCTTCAGGTCGAAAAGTGGGCGGCCAATACCCGGTTGTATAAAAAGTGCGATGCCGTCGGTCTGCAAATTCAATGCAACCCGCCAGAACGCAAGAGCGGCAAAAAGACCTCGCTCGATCTCGATGCGCTTACGAAATGGTTTACTCAACGGGCCAAAACCGTTCACGACACCAAGCTTTCCGCCGGAGCGGCCCGCATGTTGGTCGACATGCTGGGTACCGAACTCGGTTTGATCGACCAGGAAATCGCGCGTCTTTCTCTGTTTGTTGAGTCAGACGAGGCCATTGACGAACAGCTTGTGCAGGAACAAGTTCACGGTGGCCAGTTGCAGGAAATTTGGCACCTGGTCGATGCCGCCGTCGAAGGCAATACAGCCGATGCCCTCGAACAACTCGATCGCTTGTTTCAATCTGGCGAAAGACCGCAGAAGCTCTTTGGACAAATCGCGTGGAGCCTGCGACGCTTCGCGGCTGCCACCCGCATCTATCAGCGTGCGCGCCGTCGAGGGGATGCCGTGAGCTTACGCGATGCCCTGAAAGAAGCCGGCTTCCCCAATTGGCCCAAGGCCTTGGAAGAAGCGCAACGCCGGCTGCTGGCCCTCGGTCAGATCCGCGGCGGTCGCCTTTATCGCCAGCTCTTAGAGCTCGATATGTCGCTCAAGGGAAGCCATTCCCAGGAAGCACGTGGACGTCTGGCGCTAGAAAAATTGATCGTCTCGTTCTCGAAAGCCCTCGATCCGCCCCGAGCTAGCACGGCACGCTCGTAACCTTAGGCCTGGAAAAAACGAAGCGGCACCTCTGTGCCCCAGGCCGATCTGCTATCACCCAGAAATAAACATACTCTGGTATCTCTTGCTTCAAACTAGAGCTTTCCCTAACATCCGCCGGACCGTTTCTTGGAAGAAGGCTGCGCCAGCGCGCCATCAACGGAAGCCCAATGGTATGAAGTCGAAGATTTACCTATCGAGTGTTATTTCGTTTACTGTTTTCATGACTGGTTGCATGACCGGCTGGGGACGTGAAGCGAAAGAGCCTAGCTCGCTGAATACCTACCTCAATCAACGAGCATCGCAGACGGCTAAGCCGGAAGAAGTCACGATTGCTTCGGCAGCGAAGTCTCCGGAGAAACATGCGCTCGTTCAATCCGAGTCGGCTGAGTCGAGTTTGGCCAAAAAACTAGCCGCCCGCCTAGAGGAATCGAAAAAGCTTGACCCCCAAACGACAGCAGAAGGTCCGACCTACGCTGCTCGCGTCCAATCGCTGTCTCTGCCAGAGGCGGACAAGCAACAAATCTTGGAAGAATTCGCTTCGGCCAGCGACAACCAATGGGAAGAACTCCTTTCCACGCTCGAACCCGCATTCGGACCACAACAAACAATTGCCGCCCAGGCCCCTGCCGCGCCATCGAACCCTGAAACCGACATGGTTCAGAAGTACGCTTCGAAACTAGTCGAACGGCACCTCCAACAACCGGCCGCCAATCCAGCCGCCGAGACATCGCCCCAACGGCTACCGTCGACGAACTTACATCAAGACACCTCACACTTGGCGGCAGCCGATCCGAACATCTATCCCAAGACCATCGATCTCGAACGGGGCAAAACGCCCGCTGCCACCCGAGCGATGGGGCAGCCTCAGCCAGTGACTCGCGAGAATACCAACATCCAGTTGGCTACCTACGTGCCAGAAATGGGGGCCGATCCCGCCGGCTTGTATCCGGAAGACCTGCAAACGGAAGAGTATCGCCAGCGGCGAAACAATCCGAAAAACCTACCCAACAAAAAGGCAGGCCCTAAACCGTCGTCAGCGGAAGAAGAAGACATCAGCCAACTTTCGCAAGGCGAATACGAAGTGCTACAAATTTTGTGGCAACGTGGCCAGGTTTCGCTGGAAGCGTTACACAAACAACTTGCCTCGCAGACTTCTCCGGAAGCCGATCGTCGTTCGCCAGATCCCAATATTCAAAGCATCGACGAACTGCATACGCTTCTGTTCGACCTTAAAGAACGAGGCTGGATCGCCGACACGCGGCGGGGAAACACAATTGTCTATTGGGCCACGCGTAGCCAGCCGGAAGAGGAAACCGGCAATTGGAAACAAATGCTCAACGAGACCATTCACACGTTGGAAGAACTTGCCAGCAACACGCGACTTACTTCCGAAGAACGCACTATCGCTCAGCTTCGCCTCCGTATGCTTTACCTGGCCGCCGATCGCAAGACCGATGCCATGGAGAAAGTAGAAGGCCTAAGCCCCGAGGAACAAGAGGTCTGGAGCAACACGCTGTTCGGTTTGTCCGACTACATGAACATGGAAGAGATTCCGCTAAATCGCCGACACGCGTTGGCGTTGGGCTCGTTCCGTCGCGCCATGACTCACCTTGAGTCGGCCAGCCCGCTGCAATTGCAAAATCTCGAATTTATCCAAAGCGTGGATAGCTTTGGCCAGTTCAAAGCGTTTCCTTCGCACGACTTTAAACCACAGCAGGAAGTGCTGCTGTACGTCGAAGTCGACAACTTCAGTTCCCGTGATACGGGCGGACAATTTGAAACGGTACTGCAAAGCAATTACGAAATCTACGATCAGTCTGGCCGCCGCATCGATGCCCGGCACTTCCCCGAAGTGAAAGACTCGTGCCGCGTTCGCCGACGCGATTTTTACGTACCGTATCGGATCTACATGCCTGAGAATATTACCCCAGGTACCTATCGGCTAGAATTGACCGTACGCGATCAGGCCGACGACAAGTTCGGTCAGGCTTCGATCGAATTCCAGATTAAGTAGGAGCCACGATGAGCGTTTACGACGTGGCCGTGATTGGTACTGGCGGCGTCGGCAGCGCGGCACTCTACCATCTGGCCCAAGCCGGAGCCAATGTAATCGGCCTCGATCGGTTTGCTCCTCCGCATTCGCGCGGCAGCTCGCATGGCGATACCCGCGTGATTCGGATGGCTTACTTCGAGCATCCCGATTACGTCCCTCTCCTGCAACAAGCCTATCAGGGCTGGCATGCGTTGGAAGAACTGGCAGGCAAGCAGCTCTATTTCCCAACCGGCGTTCTGCAAATCGGCCCAGAGCAAGGCGACGTGATCGCCGGCATTCGCCAGAGCGCAACAAAGCATAACCTGGCAATCGAATCGTTCACGGCGAGTGAAATCCCACGCACGTTTCCCGGGGTTCAATCGCCCGAGAATGTTGTTGGCATTTTAGAACGAGACGCCGGCTACTTATTGGTCTCAGAATGCATTGCGACCTACCTAACAGGCGCAAAGCAGTTAGGGACAACGCTCCTTGCCGATACCCCGGTCGAGCGCTGGGAAGATCAAGGAAACGAGTTCGTCCTTTACACCACCGGCAACACCGTACGCGCCAAGCAGCTTGTTATCTGTGGTGGAGCTTGGGCGGCTCAATTGATTACCGACCTTGGCGTTCCGTTGACGATTCTGCGAAAGCATCTTTACTGGTACGCCAACGAATCTCCGCACTATACCGCGCAAAGCAAGTTTCCGGTGTTTCTCATGGAAACGCCGCAAGGAATCTATTACGGCTTCCCTCAAATAGATTCCCAAGGGGTAAAACTGGCCCGGCATGACGGTGGTGAACCGCTTGCCCACGCCAAGCTGCACTCGCAGGCCGAAGACAACGCCGATCAAACTTCGGTGGAGAACTTTCTGTCACGCTATTTACCTCGGCTTTCTCACCAGCGAATTCGCCATGCCGCGTGCATGTACACGTTGACACCGGACCAGCACTTTCTCTTGGGCACCCATCCCGCCCATCCTGGTTTGCACTTTGCCAGTGGGCTTTCCGGGCACGGCTTCAAGTTTGCTTCCGCGTTGGGGATGGCTTTAGCGGATCTAGCCACAACAGGCCAAACGTCTGCGCCGATTGGTTTCCTTTCTGCCACACGATTCTCGTAATTCAGACAACATGCGGTTCCTGGCGCCCTAGAGTTAGGTACCAGCCCCATGGTGCAAGCGCGTTGTTGGGGCACAATCGATACAACCGTTCTAATCTGCCCTCGGAAGTCACCATGAGCCAGCTTCAGTTGCCTCATCAAGTTCATCAGTACGTCAAGCTTCTGCGCGACCAGTGGAAAATCTGGGTTCCCTTATCGGTCGCCGTTTTTCTTTTAGCGGCCACCTATGCGCTCGTGAAACCAGACGAGTGGCAAGCAACCCAATCCATGATCTTGCGCGACGAAGCCGCCGGTCAGTTGAGCGGACAAGGGCGGTTCGATAGCCTCGACACGATGAAAGCTGCCCAAGAGATGGTGGTGGAAGTCGCCCGTAATCAGGCCGTACTAGAAGCCACACTGGAAGAAGTCGGCCCTCCGCCACTTGCTTCTCCACGAGCAAAATGGCCCACGCTTACCGATATTGAATCACTGCGGAAGAACGTTCAAATCAGTCCACCAAACGGTGCCGAATTCGGTACGACGGAAGTGCTGCACTTAACGGTCAACGCCGATTCCCGCGAGCGTGCCTTCTTGCTGGCGGAAACATTGTACAAGCAGATCGACAAAACGCTAAAAGACATTCGTAATCGGCGTGCCAACAGTGTGATCAAAGAACTGCAAGATGCTCAGCATCTCGCCCAAGTGGAACTCGACCGAGCTACCGCCGCCCTCAAAGCGGAAGAAACCAAAGTCGGTAGCGACTTGGGAGAACTGCGTAGCTTAAACGACACCTCTTCCGGCGACGGTAATTTGCGCAACTCGTGGAATCAGATCAAGCAACAAATCCGCGACGGCGAGTCCGACTTGGCTCGTAAGCAGGAACAACTGAAGATCCTGAAAGCCGCTCAAGACGATCCGGACAATCTCATCGCGACCCCCAACCAATTGCTGGAAAGCCAGCCGGCGCTACGGCGGTTGAAGGATGGCCTGGTCGACGCCCAACTGCGGACATCAGAGCTGCAAGGCAAAATGAGCAACAGCCACCCGCAAGTGCAATCGGCGATGGCCTCCGAGGAAGAAGTCCGCCAGAAACTGCGTAGCGAACTGGCCTTAGCGATTCGCGGCTTGGATGCCGATATTCAAGTGCAACGGAGTAGCTTGGCTTCGATTGAAAAGCAGGAAAAAGAAGTTCGCGAACGCCTCGACTCGTTGGCTTCCATCCGTGCCCCTTATGCCAATCTGGTGGCGGATGTCGAAAAGTGTACGCTCGTGCTGCGAGAAGCTCACCAAAAACTGGCCGACGCGAAAGCGAACCAACGCGCTTCAGAAACCTCCAGCCTAATTACTCGAATTGATACACCGACACTCGGCGAATATCCAATCGGCCCCAGCAAAACGGTCATCGCTGGCGGCGGCTTGATAGGCGGCATGGCCTTGGGCATTGGTCTGGTGGTCTTACTAGCCCCTACCCCCGGCAGCGAAGGACGTCGTTGGACCGATCGCTTGTGGGGACGACGGGCAACCGATACCGATGCTGGACCAACTCCTGGCGATCGCCGAACGGTCGCGAGTTCGCAGCCTGAGGTCAACGGTCGCGGACGTCGCGCGACCGATCAACCAGCCCTCCCGCCGGTTAGCTATCCAGAAATCGAACGCCGCAG comes from Bremerella cremea and encodes:
- the solA gene encoding N-methyl-L-tryptophan oxidase, which codes for MSVYDVAVIGTGGVGSAALYHLAQAGANVIGLDRFAPPHSRGSSHGDTRVIRMAYFEHPDYVPLLQQAYQGWHALEELAGKQLYFPTGVLQIGPEQGDVIAGIRQSATKHNLAIESFTASEIPRTFPGVQSPENVVGILERDAGYLLVSECIATYLTGAKQLGTTLLADTPVERWEDQGNEFVLYTTGNTVRAKQLVICGGAWAAQLITDLGVPLTILRKHLYWYANESPHYTAQSKFPVFLMETPQGIYYGFPQIDSQGVKLARHDGGEPLAHAKLHSQAEDNADQTSVENFLSRYLPRLSHQRIRHAACMYTLTPDQHFLLGTHPAHPGLHFASGLSGHGFKFASALGMALADLATTGQTSAPIGFLSATRFS
- a CDS encoding BlaI/MecI/CopY family transcriptional regulator, whose translation is MKSKIYLSSVISFTVFMTGCMTGWGREAKEPSSLNTYLNQRASQTAKPEEVTIASAAKSPEKHALVQSESAESSLAKKLAARLEESKKLDPQTTAEGPTYAARVQSLSLPEADKQQILEEFASASDNQWEELLSTLEPAFGPQQTIAAQAPAAPSNPETDMVQKYASKLVERHLQQPAANPAAETSPQRLPSTNLHQDTSHLAAADPNIYPKTIDLERGKTPAATRAMGQPQPVTRENTNIQLATYVPEMGADPAGLYPEDLQTEEYRQRRNNPKNLPNKKAGPKPSSAEEEDISQLSQGEYEVLQILWQRGQVSLEALHKQLASQTSPEADRRSPDPNIQSIDELHTLLFDLKERGWIADTRRGNTIVYWATRSQPEEETGNWKQMLNETIHTLEELASNTRLTSEERTIAQLRLRMLYLAADRKTDAMEKVEGLSPEEQEVWSNTLFGLSDYMNMEEIPLNRRHALALGSFRRAMTHLESASPLQLQNLEFIQSVDSFGQFKAFPSHDFKPQQEVLLYVEVDNFSSRDTGGQFETVLQSNYEIYDQSGRRIDARHFPEVKDSCRVRRRDFYVPYRIYMPENITPGTYRLELTVRDQADDKFGQASIEFQIK
- the holA gene encoding DNA polymerase III subunit delta translates to MSNTVHAFDFLASDETQVPSVCIVFGRDPFLRSLATERVRQTVLGEDRDVPYGRLSGNLVTWVDVADEVSTVSLFGSSGRRLAVVEDADPFVTRYRDELENFLEKKRPGGVLVLQVEKWAANTRLYKKCDAVGLQIQCNPPERKSGKKTSLDLDALTKWFTQRAKTVHDTKLSAGAARMLVDMLGTELGLIDQEIARLSLFVESDEAIDEQLVQEQVHGGQLQEIWHLVDAAVEGNTADALEQLDRLFQSGERPQKLFGQIAWSLRRFAAATRIYQRARRRGDAVSLRDALKEAGFPNWPKALEEAQRRLLALGQIRGGRLYRQLLELDMSLKGSHSQEARGRLALEKLIVSFSKALDPPRASTARS
- a CDS encoding GumC family protein, coding for MSQLQLPHQVHQYVKLLRDQWKIWVPLSVAVFLLAATYALVKPDEWQATQSMILRDEAAGQLSGQGRFDSLDTMKAAQEMVVEVARNQAVLEATLEEVGPPPLASPRAKWPTLTDIESLRKNVQISPPNGAEFGTTEVLHLTVNADSRERAFLLAETLYKQIDKTLKDIRNRRANSVIKELQDAQHLAQVELDRATAALKAEETKVGSDLGELRSLNDTSSGDGNLRNSWNQIKQQIRDGESDLARKQEQLKILKAAQDDPDNLIATPNQLLESQPALRRLKDGLVDAQLRTSELQGKMSNSHPQVQSAMASEEEVRQKLRSELALAIRGLDADIQVQRSSLASIEKQEKEVRERLDSLASIRAPYANLVADVEKCTLVLREAHQKLADAKANQRASETSSLITRIDTPTLGEYPIGPSKTVIAGGGLIGGMALGIGLVVLLAPTPGSEGRRWTDRLWGRRATDTDAGPTPGDRRTVASSQPEVNGRGRRATDQPALPPVSYPEIERRSGFDRRDTATPGDRRAT